A stretch of Vibrio maritimus DNA encodes these proteins:
- a CDS encoding DUF1439 domain-containing protein gives MNTLFSAKFFGLFVLLLSLSGCVSYSVTEQEMTDYLNQNLKLDRAVGIEDVLYAKISVDDLKVNIGRADKDRVAVYANTTAELQMMSQPDMSLDLDIEFSAIPEYKKETGEVFLKSLRLERLDEDGSILTPEIRQLIKPAVSLIGNAVSSYPVYQLDESTVKQSLLKSSNPKVTVENNKLVIDFFD, from the coding sequence ATGAATACATTGTTCTCTGCCAAGTTTTTCGGGCTGTTTGTTCTCTTGCTTAGTCTGTCTGGGTGTGTGAGTTACAGCGTTACTGAGCAAGAGATGACGGATTATCTAAATCAAAACCTAAAGCTTGATCGGGCAGTCGGTATTGAAGATGTTCTTTACGCCAAAATTTCTGTCGACGACTTAAAAGTGAATATTGGCCGCGCTGACAAAGACAGAGTCGCGGTGTACGCCAACACCACTGCGGAGCTCCAAATGATGAGCCAACCAGATATGAGTTTGGATTTGGACATCGAGTTTAGCGCCATCCCAGAGTATAAAAAAGAGACGGGCGAAGTGTTTCTAAAGTCACTCCGTCTAGAGCGGCTCGATGAGGATGGTTCGATACTGACGCCAGAAATAAGGCAGCTGATTAAGCCTGCAGTATCTTTGATTGGTAATGCAGTATCGAGTTATCCGGTGTACCAACTTGATGAGAGCACAGTTAAGCAGTCGCTGCTTAAATCGTCGAATCCTAAAGTGACGGTTGAGAACAACAAGCTGGTTATTGATTTCTTTGACTAG